CGCCTTTATAAAATCTTCCCGTATCTTCGTCCTCACCTTCAATGCCTTCAGGTAATACGCGTCATAATAACCGCTCGAAAGCGAGTAAGTCCCGAGAAGTATCCTGCGCTTCGCTTCATCGCCGAACCCCTGCGAGCGCGTCCTTATATACATGTCGATAAGGTCTTTCGAGCCGGCGGCGCGCAGGCCGTATTGGACGCCGTCGAACCGCGCCAAATTCGAACTCGCCTCTGCCGGCGCAACGATGTAGTAGGTGCTTACCGCGTAATCGGTATGCGGAAGCGATATCTCCTTTACGGCGGCGCCCAGCTTTTCGAAAAGCTTTACGGCGTCCTTCACCGCCTTCAGCACTTCGGGGTCTATCCCCTCTATAAAGTATTCGCCCGGTATACCGATCCTCATCCCCTTTATCCCGGCTTTCATGGACAGGCGGTAGTCCGGCACGGCCATATCGGCGGACGTCGAATCCATATCGTCGTATCCGGCTATAACGCTTAAGAGCGACGCGGCGTCCTCTACATCCCTGGTTATGGGCCCGATCTGGTCCAGGCTCGAAGCGAACGCGATGAGCCCGTAACGGGAGACCCTGCCGTATGTCGGCTTCATCCCGACGACACCGCACATCGCCGCCGGCTGGCGTATCGAGCCGCCCGTGTCAGAGCCTATGGCCATGGCGGCAAGACCGGCCGCCACGGCGGCCGCGGAACCGCCGCTCGATCCGCCCGGTATGCGGGATGGGTCCCATGGGTTACGCGTCGGGCCGTAGCATGACGTCTCACAGGACGATCCGAAGGCAAACTCGTCCATATTGGCCTTCCCTATCAGGAGAGCGCCCGCGTCCTTCAGGCGCTTTATGACCGTAGCATCATACGGCGGTTTAAAACCTTTCAGGATCCTGGAGGCGCATGTCGTCTCTTCGCCTTTTACGCAGATATTGTCTTTTATGGCTATGGATATGCCGGCAAGAGGCCTTCCGGGGACGGAGATATCGACTGAGGCCGCCGCCTTGCGCGCACCGGCCTCGTTGAGAGTTATGCAGGCGTTCACTTTCGGGTTGACGCTCTTTATCCGCGCGAACGTCCCGTCCAGAAGCGAGGCCGCGTCCAGCTCCCCCTTTTCCATCTTCGCTCTGAGTTCGTGCGCGGTGAGCTCACAGATCTTTTCCATCGGCGCTATTTCCCCTCTATCACCTTGGGTATCCTGAAGAAATCTTCCTCTCTCTCAGGCGCATTCGCCAGCACATCTTCGACCGGAAGAGACGGCCGGACTTCATCTTTGCGGTCTACGTTCCTGAGATCAGAGAGGACATGACTCGTTGGCGGGGTATCGGCGGTATTCAATTCATCTAATTTCTTTATATATGTTAATATAGCAGCTAATTGTCTC
The genomic region above belongs to Candidatus Omnitrophota bacterium and contains:
- the gatA gene encoding Asp-tRNA(Asn)/Glu-tRNA(Gln) amidotransferase subunit GatA: MEKICELTAHELRAKMEKGELDAASLLDGTFARIKSVNPKVNACITLNEAGARKAAASVDISVPGRPLAGISIAIKDNICVKGEETTCASRILKGFKPPYDATVIKRLKDAGALLIGKANMDEFAFGSSCETSCYGPTRNPWDPSRIPGGSSGGSAAAVAAGLAAMAIGSDTGGSIRQPAAMCGVVGMKPTYGRVSRYGLIAFASSLDQIGPITRDVEDAASLLSVIAGYDDMDSTSADMAVPDYRLSMKAGIKGMRIGIPGEYFIEGIDPEVLKAVKDAVKLFEKLGAAVKEISLPHTDYAVSTYYIVAPAEASSNLARFDGVQYGLRAAGSKDLIDMYIRTRSQGFGDEAKRRILLGTYSLSSGYYDAYYLKALKVRTKIREDFIKAFSAVDCIVTPTAPTAAFGIGEKSEDPLSMYLSDIFTIPANLAGIPAMSIPCGFTKEGLPVGLQILADAFCEEKIFSAAYAYERATEWHKRHPAL
- the gatC gene encoding Asp-tRNA(Asn)/Glu-tRNA(Gln) amidotransferase subunit GatC translates to MKIDTDTVKHVALLSRLRLSDKELELYSRQLAAILTYIKKLDELNTADTPPTSHVLSDLRNVDRKDEVRPSLPVEDVLANAPEREEDFFRIPKVIEGK